The Couchioplanes caeruleus nucleotide sequence GCGTTCGCCGACTGGCGCTACCTCACGGTGGCGGCCGCCGGTGGCCTGCTCGCGTTCCTGTTCGGCCGCGGCCTCAACCGGTTCAGCAGGTCGATCGACGTGCTGGACGCCGCCGGGCTGGCGCTGTTCGCGGTCACCGGCGCCGGCAAGGCGCTGCTGTTCGGGGTCGGCCCGATGCAGGCGATCATCCTGGGGGCGATCACCGGCGTCGGCGGCGGCACCCTGCGCGACGTGCTGATCCGGCAGCTCCCCGGCGTGCTGAGCAGCGGCCTGTACGCGGTACCCGCCCTGGTCGGGGCCGCGCTGGTCGTCCTGGCCGCCCACACCGGGACCGGCCGCCTGCTGGGGCTCCCGGTGGCGCTGGTGGCGGCCGCGGTGTGCTTCCTGATCCGCGTGGTGGGCCTGCACTTCGGCCTGAACGCCCCCAAGCCGCCCGGGGTGCCGCGCGAGGGCGAATGACCAGCGGGCCCTAGGCCGGCGCGACCGCGAACGCTGTGGCACGCAGCGGCCCCAGCCCGCCCAGGACCGCCGACGCGGCGGCTGTCGCGGTCATCGCGGGCCCAGCCGGAACAGCATCTCGCCGGCGCGGGGGACGACCAGGGTGTCCGGGTCGTGCGCGTACACGGCGGGGTCGACGAGCGCCGGATCGAGGTAACCCAGGTTCGCCGCCCGGCACACCTCCTCGGGGATCGCCGTGGCGAGGGTGACCCGGACCCGCAGCCGCTCCTCGCCGGTCGCCGGGTCGTACGTGCCGGCGCCGCGCAGGTGCGTCGAGTGGGCCAGCACGCCCCACGGCACGGCGGCGAAGCGGTCCCACTGGCCGACGAAGTAGTCGCGGCAGTGGTAGCCGATCTCGTAGATCTCCGGATGGGTGGAGGACAGCTCGGTGACGTGCGGGGCGTACAGGATCACCTCGCCGCCGTCGGCGACCACCGGCTCGACCTTGTAGAAGCCCTTCGCGGCGGTCCAGATCTCGTCGTACATGGCGGGCACGATCGACAGCACCCGCCGGACCGGGGCGTCCAGGTACGTGACGTGGGTGGCGGCGCACACCTCGGCCGCCGACGCCCACGAGGCGCGGGTGTCGCCGAACGACACCGAGTGCAGCCCGCTGCCGGTGCCCGCCGCCGGGCCCGCGGCCGAGGCCGGTACGGCGTCGTCCACCGCGCTGTCCACCGCGCCGTCGGCCACCTCGGCGGTGACCACGCTGAGCGCCAGCTTCTCGGCCGGGATCAGCGCGGCGCCGTCGTCGATCAGCGCGCGTACGGGGGTCAGGCCGCTCGTACCGATGATCTCCGCCGACGTGATCAGCGCGCCGAGCCAGTGCGAGACGTCGATGATCCGCTTGCCGCCGACGCCCGGGAAGAAGTACTTGTTGCCGCCGGACATCCCGACCACCTCGTGCGGCAGCACCGGCCCGACCACGAGCGCGACGTCGTGCTCCACGACCGCCCGGTTCAGCAGCACCGGCACGGCGACGTCCATGCGGCCCTCGGACAGCTCGGCGATCCGGGTGGCGGGGACCGTGCCGAGGTCGGCGAAGGTCTCCGGCTTCCACCACTCGTGGTTGACCACCACGGTGCCCGGATAGGTCTCGGCGAGCCGGCCGGGCTCGTACCCGAGGTGCCGAGCCAGCGCCTCCTGCGTCATGGCGGCGTGCGTGCCCAGCGCGACCAGCACGGTCAGCCGGGTCACCCGGCCGTGCAGGGCGCCGTGCACGGCGCGCATGAGCAGCGGCAGCGGGCACGTCCGCGTCGCGTCCGGCACGAGCACGCACACGCTGCGCCCGTCGAACGGGTGGGCGGCGAGCTGCTCGGTGATGAACGCCGTCACCTCCTCGTCGCCGAGCACCGTGCCGGCATCGCCGACGCGGGCCGCGGAGGCTGCCAGTCCGGGCGGGAGAGCACTGATCGAGGTCATACCCGTAGCGTGCCCCCGGTGCGGCCGTCCAGTCCACCGGCGGCGCAGATCGGGGCCCGAATCCGCTCAGCAGACCGCCGTCGCGGCCGATGGATCCGTTGGCCGGACCTGCGACGAAAGGCGACCGCATGCTCGCATTGGTGGTCGACGACTCCAGCACGATGCGCCGCATCCTGCAGCGCACCATGGCCGGTCACGGCTTCGCGGTGTACGAGGCGAGCAACGGTCAGGAGGCCCTGGACCTGCTGGTGGAGATCCCGACGGTGCCGGACGTGGCGCTGATCGACTGGAACATGCCGGTGATGGACGGGCTCGAGC carries:
- a CDS encoding trimeric intracellular cation channel family protein, whose product is MSVLLVLDLVGTFAFALNGALTAIRVARVDLVGVVTLGMITAVGGGIMRDVLLGAVPPAAFADWRYLTVAAAGGLLAFLFGRGLNRFSRSIDVLDAAGLALFAVTGAGKALLFGVGPMQAIILGAITGVGGGTLRDVLIRQLPGVLSSGLYAVPALVGAALVVLAAHTGTGRLLGLPVALVAAAVCFLIRVVGLHFGLNAPKPPGVPREGE
- a CDS encoding lactate racemase domain-containing protein, whose protein sequence is MTSISALPPGLAASAARVGDAGTVLGDEEVTAFITEQLAAHPFDGRSVCVLVPDATRTCPLPLLMRAVHGALHGRVTRLTVLVALGTHAAMTQEALARHLGYEPGRLAETYPGTVVVNHEWWKPETFADLGTVPATRIAELSEGRMDVAVPVLLNRAVVEHDVALVVGPVLPHEVVGMSGGNKYFFPGVGGKRIIDVSHWLGALITSAEIIGTSGLTPVRALIDDGAALIPAEKLALSVVTAEVADGAVDSAVDDAVPASAAGPAAGTGSGLHSVSFGDTRASWASAAEVCAATHVTYLDAPVRRVLSIVPAMYDEIWTAAKGFYKVEPVVADGGEVILYAPHVTELSSTHPEIYEIGYHCRDYFVGQWDRFAAVPWGVLAHSTHLRGAGTYDPATGEERLRVRVTLATAIPEEVCRAANLGYLDPALVDPAVYAHDPDTLVVPRAGEMLFRLGPR